In a genomic window of Cynocephalus volans isolate mCynVol1 chromosome 1, mCynVol1.pri, whole genome shotgun sequence:
- the NOP2 gene encoding probable 28S rRNA (cytosine(4447)-C(5))-methyltransferase, whose translation MGRKLDPTKEKRGPGRKARKQKGAETELARFLPAAGENSKRLSSRARKRAAKRRLGSAESPKTNKSSKAKPLPEKLSKGAVQTPGKNGAQSLFNAARGKKRPAPTHSSDEEEEEEDSEANGVVNQGDFWGSEDSDADMVDDYGADSNSEDDDEGEELLPIERAAQKQKAQEAAAGGQWSEEVSPDSGPTKEDEADGGLQINVDEEEPFVLPPAGEMEQDAHAADLQRVHKRIQDIVGVLRDFGTQREEGRSRSEYLNRLKKDLAAYYSYGDFLLGKLMDLFPLSELVEFLEANEVPRPVTLRTNTLKTRRRDLAQALINRGVNLDPLGKWSKTGLVVYDSSVPIGATPEYLAGHYMLQGASSMLPVMALAPQEHERILDMCCAPGGKTSYMAQLMKNTGVILANDASAERLRSVVGNLHRLGVTNTVISHYDGRQFPKVVGGFDRVLLDAPCSGTGVISKDPAVKTNKDEKDILRCAHLQKELLLSAIDSVNATSKTGGYLVYCTCSIMVEENEWVVDYALKKRNVRLVPIGLDFGQEGFTRFRERRFHPTLRSTRRFYPHTHNMDGFFIAKFKKFSNSIPQSQTGNSATATPTNLDLQDLKGQVILTSENSSQSAKKAKGAAKAKQQLQKKQQHPRKASFQKLNGISKGADSELSTIPSITKAQASSKCQDSSQPAEKAEVIGEPKMTGKLKPQSSKLQSSKKVAFLKQNTPPKGTDTGTPAVLSISNSQATPMPKDCDQPLGKAKGAEKVKQQLPEQPFQKAAFQKQNGTPKGPQIPTVSPLSSSRPPPAKRRKSQSRGNSQPLLS comes from the exons ATGGGGCGCAAGTTGGACCCTACGAAGGAGAAGCGCGGGCCAGGCCGAAAGGCCCGCAAACAGAAGGGCGCCGAGACAGAGCTCGCCAGATTCTTGCCTGCAG ctggcgAAAATTCCAAGAGGCTGTCTAGTCGTGCTAGAAAGAG GGCAGCAAAGAGGAGGCTGGGGTCTGCTGAAAGCCCTAAGACAAATAAGTCTTCTAAAGCCAAACCATTGCCTGAAAAGCTATCAAAAG GAGCTGTCCAGACACCGGGTAAGAATGGAGCCCAGTCCTTATTTAATGCTGCTCGAGGCAAGAAGCGCCCAGCACCAACCCATAGCAgtgatgaggaagaggaggaggaagactcTGAAGCAAATGGTGTGGTGAACCAGGGGGACTTCTGGGGCTCTGAGGACAGTGATGCTGATATGGTAGATGACTATGGAGCTGACTCCAACTCAGAGGATGATGACGAAGGTGAAGAG TTGCTGCCCATTGAAAGAGCTGCTCAGAAGCAGAAGGCCCAGGAAGCTGCTGCTGG GGGCCAGTGGAGTGAGGAAGTGTCACCAGACTCGGGCCCCACGAAGGAGGACGAGGCAGACGGGGGCCTGCAGATCAATGTGGATGAGGAGGAGCCGTTCGTGCTGCCCCCTGCCGGGGAGATGGAGCAGG ATGCCCATGCTGCAGACCTGCAACGAGTTCACAAGCGGATCCAGGATATAGTGGGAGTTCTGCGTGACTTTGGGACTCAGCGGGAAGAAGGTCGGTCTCGTTCTGAGTATCTGAATCGGCTCAAGAAGGATCTGGCCGCTTATTACTCCTATGGAGACTTCCTACTTGGCAAGCTCATGGACCTCTTCCCTCTGTCCGAG CTGGTGGAGTTCTTAGAAGCCAACGAGGTGCCTCGGCCTGTCACCCTTCGGACCAATACCTTGAAAACCCGACGCCGAGACCTTGCTCAG GCTCTAATCAATCGTGGCGTTAACCTGGATCCCCTGGGAAAGTGGTCAAAGACTGGACTAGTGGTATATGATTCTTCAGTGCCCATTG GTGCTACTCCTGAGTACCTGGCTGGGCACTACATGCTTCAGGGAGCCTCCAGTATGTTGCCCGTCATGGCCTTGGCACCCCAGGAACATGAGCGGATCCTGGATATGTGTTGTGCTCCTGGAGGAAAGACCAGCTACATGG CCCAGCTGATGAAGAACACAGGTGTGATCCTTGCTAATGACGCCAGTGCTGAGCGGCTCAGGAGTGTTGTGGGCAACCTGCACCGGTTGGGAGTCACCAATACCGTTATCAGCCACTATGATGGGCGCCAGTTCCCCAAG GTGGTGGGGGGCTTTGACCGAGTACTGCTGGATGCTCCCTGCAGTGGCACTGGGGTCATCTCCAAGGACCCAGCTGTGAAGACTAACAAG GATGAGAAGGACATCCTGCGCTGTGCTCACCTTCAGAAGGAGTTGCTCCTGAGTGCTATTGATTCTGTCAATGCCACCTCCAAGACAGGAGGCTACCTTGTCTACTGCACCTGCTCTATCATG GTGGAAGAGAATGAGTGGGTGGTAGACTATGCCCTGAAAAAGAGGAACGTGCGGCTGGTGCCCATAGGCCTAGACTTTGGCCAGGAAGGTTTCACCCGCTTTCGAGAAAGGCGCTTCCACCCCACTCTGCGTTCCACCCGACGCTTCTACCCTCACACACATAATATGGATGGTTTCTTTATTGCCAAGTTCAAGAAATTCTCCAATTCTATTCCCCAGTCCCAAACAG GAAATTCTGCAACAGCCACCCCTACAAACCTAGACTTGCAAGATCTGAAGGGTCAGGTCATCCTCACATCTGAGAACAGCAGCCAGTCCGCTAAGAAGGCCAAAGGGGCTGCAAAGGCCAAGCAGCAATTGCAGAAAAAACAGCAACATCCCAGGAAGGCCTCTTTTCAGAAGCTGAATGGCATCTCCAAAGGGGCAGACTCAGAATTGTCCACTATACCTTCTATCACAAAGGCCCAAGCTTCCTCTAAGTGCCAGGATAGCAGTCAACCAGCTGAAAAAGCTGAAGTGATTGGGGAACCAAAGATGACTGGGAAGCTAAAGCCACAGTCATCTAAATTGCAGTCCTCCAAGAAAGTTGCCTTCCTGAAGCAGAACACCCCTCCCAAGGGCACAGACACAGGAACACCTGCTGTGCTGTCCATCTCCAATTCCCAGGCCACCCCCATGCCTAAGGACTGTGATCAGCCCCTTGGGAAGGCCAAAGGGGCAGAGAAGGTAAAGCAGCAGTTGCCAGAGCAGCCTTTCCAGAAAGCTGCCTTTCAGAAGCAGAATGGCACCCCAAAGGGACCTCAGATTCCCACTGTGTCCCCCCTCAGTTCCAGCCGGCCCCCACCAGCAAAAAGGAGGAAATCTCAGTCCAGGGGCAACAGCCAGCCACTTTTGTCTTAG